In a genomic window of Amblyomma americanum isolate KBUSLIRL-KWMA chromosome 4, ASM5285725v1, whole genome shotgun sequence:
- the LOC144129805 gene encoding uncharacterized protein LOC144129805 — MPNNAPLAPQPPAAPLVCSGTPRQRDPAVFSGLGDSDVEDWLDSYERVSTHNSWDDAMKLNNVIFYLADVANLWLRNHEADIATWSTFKTSFTEVFGRPGVRKLRAEQRLRERAQQPGESFTSYIEDVVDLCKRVNSDMTEADKIQSIMKGIDEDAFQMLLAKQPATVASVISLCQSYEELRKQGVLTRCTVQPADVLSADVETAGGQQLRHDIQKFIREEIARQLALISGVRNPPPALSPTLQQTIRAQVAEALPPLPQQPVASPLTYAAVLARPPSHPLSPFQDATQAPPPSTPPPDFSYRAQVAQPSPRFTPAVSHYGRLWRTRDNRRICLACGFAGHVARYCRRRPSSPADVLPPSAYGSYIQPPRVQTDPLPPPAFSKNRQAATTHRSSSPRRRSLSPMRRRASPSAAEN, encoded by the coding sequence ATGCCGAATAACGCCCCCCTGGCTCCCCAGCCACCGGCTGCTCCGCTTGTCTGCTCCGGCACACCTCGACAACGGGACCCGgctgtcttcagtgggctcggcgactctgacgtcgaggactggctggattcctacgagcgggtcagcacgcacaacagCTGGGATGACGccatgaaactaaacaacgtcatcttttacctggctgatgtcgccaacctctggctccgtaaccacgaagccgatatcgccacatggtccacgttcaAGACGAGCTTCACTGAGGTTTTTGGCCGTCCTGGCGTGCGCAAACTTcgcgccgaacagcgcttacGCGAACGGGCTCAGCAGCCTGGCGAGTCATTTACTAGTTATATTGAGGACGTGGTGGATCTTTGCAAGCGCGTGAACAGCGATATGACTGAGGCTGATAAGATCCAAAgtatcatgaagggtatcgatgaagatgcgttccaaatgcttctagccaagcagccggccaccgtggcctccgtcatcagcttgtgccagagctacgaggaGCTCCGCAAGCAAGGCGTCCTCACTCGTTGCACCGTACAGCCTGCCGACGTCCTGTCCGCTGATGTCGAGACCGCAGGAGGGCAGCAGCTCAGGCATGACATTCAGAAGTTCATTCGAGAGGAGATCGCACGCCAACTAGCGCTCATCTCTGGAGTTCGGAACCCCCCGCCAGCGCTGTCTCCCACCCTTCAGCAGACGATCCGAGCccaagtcgcggaggccctgccacccctgccccagcaacctgtggcttcccctcttacgtacgccgccgTTCTTGCCAGACCACCATCCCATCCCTTGAGCCCTTTTCAAGACGCCACTCAAGCGCCGCCACCTTCGACGCCCCCGCCTGATTTCTCGTATCGGGCTCAGGTGGCACAACCGTCGCCTCGCTTCACGCCAGCAGTCTCGCACTACGGTCGTTTGTGGCGTACTCGCGACAATAGGCGTATTTGCTTAGCCTGCGGTTTCGCCGGCCATGTAGCCCGCTACTGCCGCAGACGTCCTTCTTCGCCTGCTGACGTCCTGCCACCATCTGCGTATGGGTCTTACATACAGCCACCCCGCGTGCAAACGGACCCATTGCCTCCTCCTGCCTTCTCCAAAAACCGCCAGGCTGCCACCACTCATCGTTCCTCTTCTCCGCGGCGCCGTTCCCTATCTCCTATGCGCCGTCGGGCCAGCCCTTCCGCTGCGGAAaactaa